A section of the Saccharopolyspora gregorii genome encodes:
- a CDS encoding DoxX family protein — protein sequence MSFPRSAQLLSGVLATAGVLHFAKPKPFDGIVPQQLPGSARTWTYLSGVAELGCAAAVANPRTRRWGGLLTAGLFVAVFPANVQMAWDYRRKPLPQRAIAYGRLPLQLPLIAWALRVRSTATK from the coding sequence ATGAGTTTCCCCCGTTCGGCGCAGCTGCTGTCCGGCGTGCTCGCCACCGCCGGCGTGCTGCACTTCGCGAAGCCGAAACCGTTCGACGGCATCGTGCCGCAGCAGCTGCCCGGATCCGCTCGCACCTGGACCTACCTGTCCGGGGTCGCGGAGCTCGGATGTGCCGCTGCGGTGGCGAATCCGCGGACGCGCCGGTGGGGCGGGCTTCTCACCGCCGGGCTGTTCGTCGCCGTGTTCCCGGCGAACGTGCAGATGGCGTGGGATTACCGGCGGAAACCGCTGCCGCAGCGGGCCATCGCCTACGGCAGGCTCCCGTTGCAACTACCGCTGATCGCCTGGGCCCTGCGAGTTCGCTCAACCGCAACGAAGTAG